In Pseudoalteromonas xiamenensis, the following are encoded in one genomic region:
- the rseP gene encoding sigma E protease regulator RseP translates to MLEFLWNLGSFILALGILVTVHEYGHFWVARKAGVKVLRFSVGFGKPIFTWYDKLGTEYVIALIPLGGYVKMLDERVEEVAEHERHLAFNNKPVSKRIAVVAAGPMANFLFAIVALGAMYMLGVQSIKPVVGSVAEQSRVAQGGLQPHDLILEVNEKSVHDWQDVMFAFMSSLGENDMTLKVTDESGRIQYRRLDIQNWKLDQQDVPPTESLGITPFRPAITLNLALVSKGSAAEKAGLLVGDQILAVNGAPVSTWQELVALIQQSANIPLAIDIKRQSQQVTLTAIPALQVADNGTEQGVLGVAPALENWPTNYIETRHFGPLDSMVLGVKKTWELITLSFDMIGNLLTGQVSVKNLSGPVGIAVGAGASVSYGLVAFLSFLALISVNLGVFNLLPLPVLDGGHLMYYIIELIRKKPVSEKTQELGFKVGAMLLLALTCFALMNDVARL, encoded by the coding sequence ATGCTGGAATTTTTGTGGAATCTGGGATCGTTTATTCTTGCGCTTGGTATTTTGGTCACGGTGCACGAATATGGACATTTCTGGGTTGCACGAAAAGCAGGGGTGAAAGTTCTGCGCTTTTCAGTCGGTTTTGGTAAGCCAATTTTCACTTGGTACGACAAGCTCGGCACAGAATACGTTATTGCGCTTATTCCTCTTGGTGGTTACGTTAAAATGTTGGATGAGCGGGTAGAAGAAGTCGCCGAACATGAACGACATCTCGCGTTTAACAATAAACCTGTCTCCAAGCGCATAGCCGTCGTCGCCGCAGGACCAATGGCTAATTTTCTTTTTGCAATCGTCGCGTTAGGTGCAATGTACATGCTAGGTGTACAAAGCATTAAGCCTGTTGTTGGCAGTGTCGCAGAGCAAAGCCGCGTCGCGCAAGGCGGATTGCAGCCTCACGATCTCATTCTCGAAGTAAACGAAAAATCGGTACATGATTGGCAAGATGTCATGTTTGCCTTTATGTCTTCGCTTGGCGAGAACGACATGACATTGAAAGTTACCGATGAATCAGGACGCATTCAGTATCGCCGTCTTGATATTCAAAATTGGAAGCTAGACCAACAAGATGTTCCACCAACTGAATCTTTAGGTATCACGCCATTTCGTCCCGCAATTACTCTTAACCTCGCTTTGGTAAGTAAGGGGTCAGCGGCAGAGAAGGCAGGTCTTTTGGTCGGTGACCAAATTCTAGCTGTAAATGGTGCTCCAGTGAGTACTTGGCAGGAACTTGTAGCGCTTATCCAACAATCAGCCAATATTCCATTAGCTATTGACATAAAACGTCAAAGTCAACAGGTTACACTAACTGCTATACCTGCGCTACAAGTAGCTGATAACGGGACTGAACAAGGCGTATTAGGCGTAGCCCCTGCATTAGAAAATTGGCCAACAAATTACATCGAAACTAGACATTTTGGTCCATTGGATAGTATGGTGCTTGGCGTGAAAAAGACGTGGGAATTAATCACGCTCAGTTTTGATATGATAGGTAATCTTCTGACCGGTCAAGTTTCAGTTAAAAACCTCAGTGGGCCGGTTGGCATCGCGGTAGGTGCTGGAGCTAGCGTTAGTTACGGTTTAGTTGCCTTTTTAAGTTTTTTAGCGCTAATTAGTGTAAACCTAGGTGTTTTCAACTTATTGCCGCTGCCCGTCCTCGATGGCGGGCACTTAATGTATTACATAATTGAACTAATTCGCAAAAAACCAGTCTCTGAAAAGACACAAGAGTTAGGTTTTAAAGTCGGTGCAATGCTTTTGCTCGCTTTAACCTGTTTTGCGTTAATGAATGATGTTGCGAGACTTTAG
- the bamA gene encoding outer membrane protein assembly factor BamA, translating to MPIKKHLAVTSLLGASFAALGQNSFIVEDLKVEGLQRVALGAALTHIPINIGDTIDDFTVSKTIKALYQSGHFDNIKVLRDGGLLVIQVIERPTISSIEYDGNKDIKDEQLTQSLEEQNIRQGEPLDRTVLDNIEKGLTEFFHSIGKYNAKVDIKVTSLPRNRVKLQLNFEEGDAASVRQINLVGNELFSDEDLLQLFESQQDLPWWQFLSNDRYQKKTIEGDLEKIKSFYLDRGYLRFNIDSTQVSVSPERDAVYVTANMTEGEQYTVKGFDFIGDLLGREELVRAVLPLRSGELYNGSVVTSSEEFIKSFLARFGYANAEVRTIPEIDDEKKEVKLTLSVNPGKRVYVRRIIVEGNQITADEVVRREMTQLEGAWLSNQQLERSKLQIQRLPYMETVDFAINPVPGQDDLVDVDFKVKEQPAGSFQAGLAYGSYAGLQFNIGVSESNFLGTGNQLAFNINTARGSNSYSISYTDPYFTPDGVSQGSSIFYRDFDGSDFGIVGYNSKTYGIGTNIGFPIDAVNRVNFGLRWLEEELDNITEFEQNRVLRESFTDPLNPDAPFNFTKYELSVGWSRVTINRGMFPTDGSRQSASFMMTTPNSDLNFFKINYDSRFYWPITNDHSWVFSARAAFGYGNGYGKTNGAEQTLPFQEFFRISEMELRGFKRNTILPQAIRREPNLIPGTPNADGSSTTGIGGDEQFDVLQPYGRIGGNAKALAGVELIVPTPFMDEDKSSSVRTSLFVDVANVWDTEFDLGRYTELQRDQIAKLDDYSDPSRYRASAGLSVQWISPMGPMLISFAYPLKKEEDDDTETISFNISNTF from the coding sequence ATGCCTATAAAAAAACATTTAGCAGTTACCAGTTTACTTGGCGCAAGCTTTGCGGCCTTGGGGCAAAATTCCTTTATCGTTGAAGATTTAAAAGTTGAAGGTTTACAACGTGTTGCATTAGGTGCTGCGCTGACTCATATCCCTATCAACATCGGCGATACGATTGACGACTTTACTGTATCAAAAACAATTAAGGCGCTTTATCAGTCAGGTCACTTTGACAACATCAAAGTATTACGTGATGGTGGATTACTGGTTATTCAGGTTATTGAGCGTCCGACAATTAGCTCGATTGAATATGATGGCAACAAAGACATTAAAGATGAGCAGCTCACGCAAAGTTTAGAAGAGCAAAACATCCGTCAAGGTGAGCCATTAGATAGAACCGTACTTGATAACATTGAAAAAGGTCTTACCGAGTTCTTCCACAGCATTGGTAAATACAACGCCAAAGTAGACATCAAAGTGACTTCGTTACCGCGAAACCGCGTGAAGTTACAGTTGAACTTTGAAGAAGGTGATGCCGCCTCTGTACGCCAAATTAACTTAGTTGGTAACGAACTATTCTCGGATGAAGACCTTCTTCAGTTGTTCGAATCACAACAAGATTTGCCTTGGTGGCAATTTCTGTCGAACGACCGTTATCAAAAGAAAACAATTGAAGGCGATTTAGAAAAAATTAAGAGTTTTTATCTAGATCGTGGTTATTTGCGTTTCAATATCGATTCAACGCAAGTATCGGTCAGTCCTGAAAGGGACGCAGTTTACGTAACAGCCAACATGACCGAGGGCGAGCAATATACCGTTAAAGGTTTTGACTTTATTGGTGATTTACTTGGTCGCGAAGAGTTAGTACGCGCTGTATTGCCACTGCGTTCTGGCGAACTTTACAACGGCTCAGTTGTCACATCGTCTGAAGAGTTCATCAAAAGCTTCTTAGCGCGTTTTGGTTATGCAAATGCGGAAGTTCGTACGATCCCTGAAATCGACGATGAAAAGAAAGAAGTAAAACTGACGCTATCAGTAAACCCAGGCAAGCGCGTTTATGTACGTCGCATCATTGTCGAAGGTAACCAAATCACGGCAGATGAAGTTGTGCGCCGTGAGATGACCCAGTTGGAAGGTGCTTGGTTGTCGAACCAGCAACTTGAACGCTCGAAGTTACAAATTCAACGTTTGCCATACATGGAAACGGTAGACTTCGCTATCAATCCAGTGCCGGGTCAAGACGATTTGGTCGATGTCGACTTTAAAGTGAAAGAGCAGCCTGCGGGTAGTTTCCAAGCTGGTCTTGCTTATGGTTCTTATGCGGGTCTACAGTTTAACATCGGTGTGAGTGAATCTAACTTTTTGGGAACGGGTAACCAGCTTGCGTTTAACATCAACACTGCGCGTGGTTCAAACTCATACAGCATTTCTTATACTGACCCATACTTTACGCCAGACGGTGTCTCTCAAGGCAGCAGTATTTTCTATCGTGACTTCGATGGTAGCGATTTTGGTATCGTTGGGTATAACTCAAAAACATACGGTATCGGTACTAACATCGGTTTCCCAATTGATGCGGTAAATCGTGTGAACTTTGGTCTTCGTTGGCTTGAAGAAGAACTTGATAACATTACCGAATTTGAACAAAACCGTGTTTTACGTGAATCGTTTACTGATCCATTAAACCCAGACGCACCATTTAATTTTACGAAATATGAACTGAGTGTCGGCTGGTCACGCGTAACGATTAACCGTGGTATGTTCCCGACGGATGGTTCTCGTCAATCTGCATCCTTTATGATGACAACGCCAAACTCAGATTTGAACTTCTTTAAGATCAACTATGATTCGCGTTTCTACTGGCCAATCACTAACGACCACAGTTGGGTATTCTCAGCAAGAGCAGCGTTTGGTTACGGTAATGGTTACGGCAAAACCAATGGTGCAGAACAAACCTTGCCGTTCCAAGAGTTTTTCCGAATCAGCGAAATGGAATTACGTGGTTTCAAACGTAACACTATTTTGCCACAAGCAATCCGTCGTGAGCCTAACTTAATTCCAGGTACGCCGAATGCCGATGGTTCGTCAACGACCGGTATCGGTGGTGACGAGCAGTTTGACGTTCTACAACCATACGGACGTATTGGTGGTAACGCGAAGGCACTTGCTGGCGTTGAACTTATTGTGCCGACACCGTTTATGGATGAAGACAAATCAAGTTCAGTTCGTACAAGCTTATTTGTCGATGTGGCCAACGTCTGGGATACCGAATTCGATTTAGGTCGTTATACCGAATTACAACGAGATCAAATTGCGAAATTGGATGATTACTCAGATCCATCTCGCTACCGTGCATCTGCAGGTCTCTCTGTACAGTGGATTTCACCTATGGGACCTATGCTAATCAGTTTCGCTTATCCGCTCAAAAAAGAAGAAGATGACGACACTGAAACGATTAGCTTCAATATTAGTAACACTTTCTAA
- a CDS encoding OmpH family outer membrane protein translates to MGTSASALAHKVGLVDMQKVYQQIPQMGKIEQALQSEFAERRQELEKIQGDIRFEAEKFKREQTTMSEDQKEKLRDKIQGLQKILTEKGRPLEQELKTRQQQELQKVQTIIVSAIEEVAKKGKFDEVKTKDTTVYFNPEKVTDLSDEVVAVVSKK, encoded by the coding sequence ATGGGTACATCAGCAAGCGCACTTGCACACAAAGTAGGTTTAGTTGATATGCAAAAAGTGTATCAACAAATTCCACAAATGGGCAAAATCGAGCAAGCGCTTCAAAGCGAATTTGCTGAGCGCCGTCAAGAGCTTGAAAAGATTCAGGGCGACATCCGTTTTGAAGCTGAAAAGTTCAAGCGCGAGCAAACAACAATGAGCGAAGACCAAAAAGAAAAGCTTCGCGATAAAATTCAAGGTTTGCAAAAAATACTGACTGAAAAAGGTCGCCCACTAGAGCAGGAACTTAAAACTCGTCAACAACAAGAATTGCAAAAGGTACAAACGATCATCGTTTCTGCTATCGAAGAAGTTGCAAAGAAAGGCAAGTTTGACGAAGTGAAAACGAAAGACACGACAGTTTACTTTAACCCAGAAAAAGTAACTGACTTGTCTGATGAAGTTGTTGCAGTGGTAAGCAAGAAGTAA